tcaggggggcagggaatggggctggggcctgtcccctctagggggcggcggctcccacccggccccaggacagggactggctggctcaggggggcggggaatggggcagggggcctgtcccctctggggggcgctggctcccacccggccccagggcggggactggctggctcggggggcggggaatggggcaggggcctgtcccctctagggggcgccggctcccacccggccccagggtggggactggctggctcagggggggtggggaatggggccagGAAACCAGGGGTGCGGGGCCGGTACCTGTGGAAGCCCAGCTGATAGGTCACAGGGTCGGCGATGGGCCTGGGGGGCGCAGAACAGGTCCAGCggcccagggggcggggctatggGCCCGGGGGCGGGGCTATGGGCACAGGGGGCGGTACCTGTGGAAGCCCAGCTGATAGGCCACGGCGTCGGCGATGGCCTGGGTGTCGGCGGCGGAGCCGGAGCGGCAGCAGAAGATGCGCTCGTGGATGGGCGTCCAGTTTGTCCGTCACTCGATTAGCCAcgtaggagctgcagggggtggagCCGGATCATCAGCCTCCCCTGAGCCCCGCCCCCGGAGACCCTACCCAAACATAGCCCCCCCAGAGACCCTACCATaacacagcccccctgccctccggACAGGGAGATACAGCCGCGGATGGGAGCTCGCCCGCCCCTCACCCGCCGGCCCTAGAATAACAACCCGGGGCACCcgggagaccctacaataacacagcgGCACAGGCACATTTCCCCCGCCAAGCCCCCCTTGTGACAGCCGGGGGCTGGTCCGGGCACGAGGACCGACGCAAACCCATCCACAGGGGGGGCCCCCGGGGACCAGCATGCACCCCCACGCCCCCCcactcaccccaacccccgccccgtgccccccaaccctccccgcTCAGCCCAAACCGCCCGCTCAGCCCCAAAACCCCCgctcaccccccaacccccccacccccctcacgccccccccccaaccccgcccacTCACCccaacacccccatccccccccaaaccccagccgCCCCgcgcccccaacccccccgctcagccccaaaACCCCCGCTCACCCCAACACCCCCCAAACCCCCGCTCACCCCCCCAAACCCCCGCTcaccccaacacccccaccccctcacgccccccaaccccgcccgctcaccccaacaccccccaccccccccaaacccccccgctcacccccaacaccccagctcaccccaacccccccaccctcccaagccccagcccgcccccgtgcccccccaaccccccccgctcagccccaaaacccccgccccccccgcgcccccccgcTCAGCCCAACACCCCagctcaccccaaccccccccacccaccccaaaccccaccccgccccgcgccccccaaccccccccgctcagccccaaaaccccccgcccccccccccaccccaaaccccacccgccccgcgcccccccaacccccccgctcagCCCAAACCGCCCGCTCAGCCccaaaacccccacccccccaaaccccacccgccccgcgcccccccaaccccgccacccccaacccccagccgccctgcgcccccccaacccctcccgcgccgcccccccccaagtccccgccccgcgCCCCCCCCGCTCACCCCGTGGTTGTCCGCGAGTCGGCGCCGATCACGACCCCCCCTTCGAACTCCACCGCGATGATGgttgtctggggggggggaggtggggggtgagtCCGACAGCGCGGGGGGCCTTGGACCCCCCCGGGCCGCTCCCCCCCCggaatccccccacccctcccccctgggacccccccggggccgctcccccccccccggaatccccccacccctcccccctgggacccccccggGGCCGTTCCCCCCCCcgaatcccccccaccccccgcccccctgggacccccccggGGCCGCTCCCCCCCCggaatccccccacccctcccccctgggacccccccggGGCCGCTCCCCCCcggaatccccccaccccctcccccctgggacccccccggggccgcccccccccggaatccccccacccctctcccctgggACCCCCCGGGGCCGCCCCCCCCGGaatcccccaccccgcccccctgggacccccccggGCCGCTCCCCCCCCggaatccccccacccctccccctgggacccccccggggccgctccccccccccggaatccccccacccctcccccctgggacccccccggggccgcccccccccggaatcccccccaccccgcccccctgggaccccccccgggccgcccccccccggaatcccccctcccccctgggacccccccggGGCCGCCCCCCCCggaatccccccacccctcccccctgggacccccccggGGCCGCTCCCCCCCggaatccccccacccctccccccctgggaccccccccgggccgcccccccccgatccccccacccctctcccctgggacccccccggggccgcccccccccgaatccccccaccccccgcccccctgggacccccccggGGCCGCCCCCCCCGgaatccccccaccccgcccccctgggacccccccggGGCCGCTCCCCCCCCggaatccccccacccctcccccctggaCCCCCCCGGGGCCGCTCCCCCCCCCGGAatcccccctgggacccccccggGGCCGCCCCCCCCggaatccccccacccctcccccctgggaccccccccggggccgctcccccccccggaatccccccacccctcccccctgggacccccccggGGCCGCCCCCCCCGgaatccccccaccccgcccccctgggaccccccccggggccgcccccccccgggaatcccccctccccccctgggacccccccggggccgcccccccccaccccgcccccctgggacccccccggAATCCCCGccgggcccctccccctccgaacccccccaccccgggacccCACGGCCCCTCCCCCGGGCCCCCCCCGCTCACCCCGGTGCTCAGGGGCCGCCCCGCCCAGTCCGGGGACCCCCCCGCGGGCCCGACCCGGACCCCGGACACCGCCAGCGCCGTTGCCGTCGCCATCCGTCCCCCGGCACCGCGCGACACTGTCGCAAAACCCGGCCGCCGCGCGCTGCGGGATAGCGAGGCGTTTTTGCGACACCCCGTTCGGCCCCCCGCCCTCGCTTGACGGCTAGGTGAGAAGGCGCTTTCTGTGCGcgcgggggggacgggacggcgACGCTTTACGGCAACGCTCAGCCCTCGCGGGTGGCCGTTTTACGGCAGCCGCCCGCGTCGCGCTTTACGGCGGTGTGGCGGATTCCGCGCTCGCCCTTTCGACCCCTGGCCCTTCGCTCTACAGCGGACAGTGGCTTTACGACACACAAGTCGATGTCGCTTTACGGCGGCGCGGCCGCCATCCCTATTGGGACGTGCTCTGGCCTTGCTTTACGGCACTGGGTCCAATACCCCTTTGCGACGCCCGCCGGGTCCGCTTTACGGCAGAGTGGCCACCGCGCGAGCCCGGCGCACCGTCGCCAATCGCTCTGACGTCATCGCTCGAATCTCTGACGTCACCAAGCACCTCTCCACGTGACATGATGGCATCACCTCCCGTATGTTATATCACAGTGATGTCACCAGGGAGCAGGGTGACATCATCCCCTGTGCCTGGCGTGGCCGTGATATCACGGCCTGGGGCTGTGATGTCAGCAGGGCTGGGTGTGACATCATCACATCACGTGTGATGTCACCACCCACCTCCCTAGCGTCCGGCCAGCCCCGGCCGACCCCCGCCAGCCCTGTGTCCCCCACACCCCTgtcccatggccccgccccccgccctgtgtgtccccccacccctgccccacaactCCGCCACCACCCtgtgttcccccccaccccctgccccatggccccacccccagccccaccctgtgtGTCTCAAACCCCTGCCCTACGGCCCGCACCACCCTTACCCTGCCCACGCTGCGCCCCGCGCCCGGAGGGGAGCTGCCCACAGGGGTCACACGGCCGCACTGAGACCCACCCCATGCACCCCCGGCAGGGGCCAGGCGCTGGTCCTGGCGGGGCTGTCCCACATTACCGGGGGGGTGCAACCCCTACGGGATCCTCCCCTCGAAGAGGCCCAGAGACCAGCCCAGCCGGGCGGCAAAACACGTCTTGCGACAAAAGACTCCGGCGACCACGTCGAGCTCGGGGCGTCTCTTTACTTGGCCCTGGTTCACAACCGCGCCCAACGCCCtgccctagaggggacaggcccctgccccattccctgcccccctgagccagccagtccccgccctggggccggctgggagccggcaccccctagatgggacaggcccctgcctcattccctgcccccctgagccagccagtccctgccctaaggCTGAGCAGACCCAGTGCCCCCCAACTTGTCCTCTCCGGTGCCCCCCGGCAGCCGCTCAGGGCAGCTCCAAGAGGCCGCGGGTGGCGTAGAGCTGCTGGGTGATGTTATACACCCTGGAGATGGTGCCGACGGCATCCAGGAGCACAGCCCgggcctccttctccccctcggCGCAGACGAGCCCGTACAGCTCCCGGCGCGAGGGCAGGGCCAGGAAGGCCAGCCCGGCCGCCTGCCGCACCCACCAGCCATGGTACCGGGCCAGGGCCGCCTGGTAGGCCTCGGCGCACAGCTGGGAGGGGTCTTCCTCCGCCCCACTCCGGCCCAGCTTGCCCAGGAACAGCTCCAGCCACTTGAGGGCCCGGTGGAGGCGCAGCAGGGTCCGGCTCCCCGAGGGGGGCTGGTCCGGGGGCAGCACCCGGAGCCCCACCCGGCCGCGCCGCAGCTCAAAGGCCACCATGGCCTGCAGGGTGCGGTAGTGAGGGGCGTGCGGCCCCGAGCGGTGTCCCTCCAGGATCGCCATCTTCGTctgcgtctcccgggccaggagcccGAACGCGGCCCCCAGAGCGTCAATCAGTCTGcggtgcggggggagagagagagaggggacagctgagtcctcgcccggcgctgagacgcgcccacctctggggcggggcggccggttacccATGGACCCCCTCGCCCGGTGCTGAGAcgcgcccacctctggggcggggcggccggttacccatagacccctcgcccggcgcggagacgcgcccacctctggggcggggcggccggttacccatggacccctcgcccagcgctgagactcggccacctctggggcagggcggccggttacacggggacccctcgcccggcgctgagacgcggccacctctggggcggggcggccggttacACAGGGATGGACTCACTTGATCAGTTCTTTCCAGCCGGCCAGATAATCTTGCAGCAGGATTTCTCCCTCCGGCGTCACGCAGCCCCTGAAGGCCGCCAGGAGACGGCTGATCTGGAAGCCTTGGCCCGGGCAGCGGGGGGCCCGGGGCGGAGGGAGGGTCCCATgcctgggaaggggcaggcgGGAGCTGAGAAGGGGCGGCTGCAGAGGGGATACAGCAGACAGGTTCTctgtggggcggcggggggggggggggaatcaggatCAGGAAGTGGGACAGGTGgaagggagggctggggaggttttggggtggggatgggggcaggagttagggatgggaggggggccagatttggggcagggtttgggggggagcACAAGGGGGGTTCTCACCTTCCCATCCCGTTCAGGGGGGGCCGTCTCCCCTCTGCCCCCGAGCCATCCACAGGGCCGCCCGCCCCGAACGCAGGCTGAGAGCTGCACCTCTGCTGTTCCGGGCCGGGGGGGGAAGGACAGAGCTCAGACACTTGGACAGGCGGACAGTcgtcccccccccacattcccaatGGTCTCCCCGGTTtgcacggggggggggtgcacaCGCTAACGACATGCATGATGCACCCGGGGAGGTACTTGCACCATCCCTGCCGGCCTCCGGCTTTGCACACGCTAACAACATACAAGCGTCCGGCCAGTAGTCTAGGCACGGGCAGGCTACACGCAGGCGACATGCTAAGAACACGCCTGGTACATGCGACAGCTCACGCAGGCCGGAGCAAAGCCCCCCCCCACGGACCGACACAATCCGCCCCCCACCCAGGCATTCATACAGAGCCCGGCATGCAGCGGGGGCGGGGGaccggggggagctggggggcccgGTGtgaggggtggcggggggggagcaGGTCTGTGGGGCCGTCCCGCTCACTCCCAGAGTCAGACGCTGGCGTGGGTGCCAGGCGGGggtcgctggggggggggtgagggagctggaggcaagtggtgggGAGTGCCATGGGGCCCAGAGGtcaggggggtgagggagggggcaggggggtgtatggggcatgtgggggggggggggctggggctgtgcgtATCGGCCGGGGGGGGTCATTGGCAGGGCCGGcggctggtggggggaaggggtgggggacgCGGGGGGGGTGTCACTCACGGAGCCAGAGGCCGGCGAGGAAGAGGAGGCTGAGGAAGGCCACCGCGGGGAGCAGGACACGCTTAGGGCCCATCCCCGCAAACCCCGGCCCCACggtgcccggcccagccccacggccctgacccctgcccccacccggCCCAGCCACTCACCGCAGATAAGGGCCTGTTATCTGGGGCGGGGCTCCcatcccccccattccccccccccaggggaaatGCCCCATGTCCTGTTCCCTGGCAGAAGCTGCGCTGGGGGCGggtggctccccccccccccaccccatggttCAAACTCAGGGTGGCTGGAGGtcagatggggggcagggagatggtCAGGTTAAAAATTAACAGCGGAAGGGACTTTGCCCCACAGAGTGGAATGGGGGGGAACCTGAGGGCAGAAGAAGGCTGGAGTTtgggggctcccagccccccctgctctaacccaccagcccccctcccctccccgagccggggagagaacccaggagttctggctcccagctctaaccccccgccccactcccctcccagagctggggagagaacccaggagtcctggctcccagccccccccactctaaccaccagcccccactcccctcccagagccagggagagaacccaggagtcctggctcccagccccccccactctaaccaccagcccccactcccctcccagagccagggagagaacccaggagtcctggctcccagctccccctgctctaaccaccagcccccactcccctcccagagccggggagagaacccaggagtccctggTTGCACAGACTCAGCGGcggtggggcagcaggggggcagtggggggcagtgggggacagcaggggcagcgggggggcagtgggggggtgaGGTTCCCCAGTGCACAGAGTCAGTCTCACAGGAGTTGTTTAAGGCTTTATTGTCCAATAGCCAAGCTCCGTGCacgcgggtgtgtgtgtgtgtgtgtgtgtgtgtgtcagagatcggggggggggggcaggattagCAGGGGCTGAGGGGGTCACCACTGCAGCCAGCACGGGACagccggggtgggggctggaggtCCAGGGCGGGGACTGTGGGGGGCCAGTTTGGGGGCATTCCCGGTCCCCAGGagggggacactggggggggacCAGCGGGACGCGGAGTCTCATTCAAAGCGACGCTCCTCGCCAGCTCTCCTCCGGGCtcccggagggggtgg
The DNA window shown above is from Emys orbicularis isolate rEmyOrb1 chromosome 15, rEmyOrb1.hap1, whole genome shotgun sequence and carries:
- the GLTPD2 gene encoding glycolipid transfer protein domain-containing protein 2, translated to MGPKRVLLPAVAFLSLLFLAGLWLPEVQLSACVRGGRPCGWLGGRGETAPPERDGKPPLLSSRLPLPRHGTLPPPRAPRCPGQGFQISRLLAAFRGCVTPEGEILLQDYLAGWKELIKLIDALGAAFGLLARETQTKMAILEGHRSGPHAPHYRTLQAMVAFELRRGRVGLRVLPPDQPPSGSRTLLRLHRALKWLELFLGKLGRSGAEEDPSQLCAEAYQAALARYHGWWVRQAAGLAFLALPSRRELYGLVCAEGEKEARAVLLDAVGTISRVYNITQQLYATRGLLELP